The Arcanobacterium wilhelmae region CTTCAGTTGGCGAGTTTGTGCCGACGCCGGCGCCAGGCTCACGCCCATCCTCCCCGGTGTGCTGGCCGGATTCCGCAAGCGCGAGGTCCGCCCCTTCGCCGGGCACACTTTCAGCACTACCGGAGCCGTCTTCGTCGAGGCAGGTGGCCTCCGGATCGCCGGGAACACCGAGCTCGCCGTCGGCGTCGGGATCTCCTTCGGTTTCGTCGTGGGTTTCGGCGGCGTCTTCCTCAACGGTGGCGTCAGCATCGGCGCGGGCGGCCATCTTTGCGCGCTCCGTGATGCGCGCAACGCGGCGATCCTCGGGATCGTCTTGTACCTCGTCGTTACCGGTGAGCTGCCAGCTACGATAAGCGAGCGCCAGCAAGAATCCCGCCGCCCCCAGTGAAATCACGATCGCGGTGAGCATCATGGCTTGGACCAGCGGGTCTGCCATTTCCGACGCCGGTGCGGCCCCGACGAGCGGCGGCTTTCCGGAACGCCCGCCGGCGATCAGGAACAGGATGTTCACGCCGTTCGTGATCGAGGTGAGGCCGAGGATAATGCGGGTGAGCGAGCGTTCGAGAACCAGGTACACGCCTACGCCCACCAGCACCGCAGCCAAGAAAATCAGCGCAACAGAAACGCTCATCGCGCGCCTCCTTCCTTGGCCGCGCCAGCCGGCCCTTCCGGCGATTGTTCGCCAGATACTTCGCCTACATAAAATATTGGTTCGTTTTTTCGCGGGTCAGCCTCGATATTGGGGCGAGCGCCAATTTTTCCGCCCAAAATTTTATGTCCGCCGAGTACGCTGCTCTCCGAGGTGCCTTCGGCTCCGGCGGCGGTGGCCGCGTCGAAGCGTTCGAGGCGTGAATCGGCAGCCGGTGTGAGGCGCACAGCGTCGTCGTCGCCGATTCCCTCAAGTTCGCCGTGACGGTCGATTTCCGCGCCGAGCGAGCGCAACACGTCCAGAATCAGGCCCACAACCACCAGGTACACGCCGATGTCGAAGAAGATCGCGGTGGCGAGGTGCACGTGTCCGAACGCTGGGAGCACGAAATCGAGTTTCGCGGTTTGGAGGATTGTGCCGCCGAGCGCAAGCGGAGCGAGCGCCGCAGCGCCCGCGATCACCAGCCCCGAGCCCATGAGGTGGCCAGGGTGAAGCGGCACGGCCGCGCCGAGCTCGTAGCGCCCGGCTGCGAGGTAGCGGATCGTGAGCGCGATACCGGCGAGCAGCCCGCCCGCGAACCCGCCGCCCGGCTGGTTGTGCCCGCTGAACAGGAAAAATACGGAGACCACGAGGATCGCGTGGTAGATCACGCGCGTGCCAATCTCGAGGATCACGCTGCGCGAGCCTTCGCGCAGCGCCTCCGTTCCCACGAGCCACAGGCGCGCCCGCCCGCCCGACGTCGGTACCGCGCCCGACGTCGTAGCAGCAGCCGACGCCGGTGCCCGGTTAGTGTCCGAGCTCCGTGCCGGAGCTGCCGCCGCGCCAGAATCTGCCGCGTGTGCGGGCGACTCCTGCAACCCGCGATTCCCCCAGAAGAGCCGTCCGGTTGCCCCGCCGGCACTGGCGCCGCGCACTGACCCGCCGGCGTCGCCGTCACGCGCCCTTGCACCGGCGTCACCAAAATCGGCTTCGCGCCGGAATCCGGCCCGCTCGCGCACATCCACCGGGATCGCCACGTTACGCAGGCGATCCACGCGCCCCACGCGGTCGCGGATAAACAGTAGCGACGAAATCCCGATCGCACACGCCACGAGTACGGTCAGCTCACCCATGGTGTCCCAAGCTCGGATATCCACGAGCGTCACGTTCACAATGTTTTTGCCGTAGCCGTGGCTGTAGGCGAGGTCGTGGAAATCGCGAGCGATCGGCGTGGCAACTCGCGCGCCAGCCGCGAGCGCGCCGATGACGGCAACGGCCAGCCCGGCCGCCGCGCCGAGCCCGATCCGCCACCAGCGGGTGAGCGCGAGCGGCCTGTTAGAAAAATATGCCGGCAGGCGCCGTAGCACCAGCACAAATACCACGAGGCTCATGGTTTCCACGAGCACCTGTGTGAGCGCCAGGTCTGGCGCGCCATACAGTTCGTACACGAGCGCCACCCCGTAGCCGGCGATTCCGAGCAGGAGCACGGCTTTCATGCGGTGGCGGGCTCGCGCCCCGAGGATTGCGGCGAGCGCGGTAATTGCGACGACGACGGCCTGCGCTGGCGAATCCCAGGCGCGCAGCTCCGGCCAGTGGCCAGGACCGATGATGAGAAGCGCGCCCGACGCCGCAACCAGTATAAACACCATCATCGTGGCGATGTAGGCAGGTAGCGAGCCGCGCTGGGTGAGCGCGGTGGTTACGCCCGAAGCGTTCTCGAGTCCGCGGATCGTGTTCGCGTACGCTCCCGACGCCGAGAGCGGGAACTCGAGCCGGCGGGTGACCTTTTCGATCAGCGCAGTTCCGGCGAAAATGAGAGCGCCTGCCGCCCACACGGCTGCCGAGATGGCGAGTGGCCAGCCGAAGTGGATCGCGGGCGTCAGGTGCGGCACATTCTCGCCCACGATCCCGCCGTGCGTGAGGGCATACCCTGCGAAACCTCCAGGGGCGAAACCGGCCAGCGCATGCGGAGCCAGCACTCGATCCAGCACGCTCCCTGCCAGCCCGAACGCTAGCGACGCGCCTGCGAGCACGAGGATCGGCGCCGTCATGATCGCGTGCGTCTCGCGCACCGGCGTCTCGCCGGCGGGCGGATCGTACGGGGTGGCCGGCTCGGCCACATCAGATACCCCGGCGTCTGGCACGTATCCCCAGCTAGTGAACGCGCCGAACCAGTAGCGCAACGTGTAGGCGACCGTCAGCGCTGAGCCCGCCGCGATCGCCGCCCACGTCACCGTATCGAGCGCGCCGCCGCCAACGAGCGCAGTCAGTGCGCCTTCTTTCGCTACGAAACCTGCGAAACCGGGCAGGCCCGCCATCGAGGCGCCTGCGAGCGCGGCCGCGCCTGCCGTCGGCCACATCGCCGAACCAACGCCGAAGAGTTTGCGCAGGTCACGTGTGCCGGTGGCCCAGTCCACTTGCCCGACGGACAGGAACAGTGCGGCCTTAAACAGCGAGTGCGCCACGAGCATCGCCAGGCCCGCTAGCATCATCGCCGCCGTCCCATACCCCACCATCAGCGTGATCAGGCCGAGCTGCGAGACCGTTCCGAATGCAAGCACGAGCTTGAGATCGTACTGCTTCAGCGCGCGATACCCGCCCAACATCAGGGTGTAGATCCCCAGCGGCACCACGATCCACTGCCATACCGCCAGCTCAGAAAACCCGGGAGCGAGCCGCGCCACGAGATACACTCCGGCCTTCACCATCGCCGAGGAGTGCAGGTACGCGGACACTGGCGTGGGCGCAGCCATCGCGGCCGGCAGCCAGAAGTGGAACGGCACGAGCGCCGATTTGCTCACCGCTCCGGCGAGCACCAGCGCCACGGCCGTCGCGATCAGCGCCGGCGACGCCGATTCCACGGCGAGCGCCGCCTGCCCCAGTGTTCCTGCCTGCGCGGCAGCCACCAGTTCCGACAGGCGATACGATCCGCCAGGCACCTGCCCCAGAATCACGATACCGGCGAGCATCGCCAGCCCGCCCGTCGTTGTCACCGTCAGCGCCTGCATCGCCGCGCGCCTCGAAGCCGGCTTGGAGAAACTGTGCCCGATCAGCAGGAAGGAGAAAACGGTGGTGAGCTCCCAAAACATGTACAAAGCGAGCGTGTTGTCGGTGGTGACCAGTCCGAGCATCGCGCCTGCGAACCCCGTAAAAACGGCGGCGAACCGCCCCAGTCCTGCCGCCGACGAGGAA contains the following coding sequences:
- a CDS encoding Na(+)/H(+) antiporter subunit C — translated: MSVSVALIFLAAVLVGVGVYLVLERSLTRIILGLTSITNGVNILFLIAGGRSGKPPLVGAAPASEMADPLVQAMMLTAIVISLGAAGFLLALAYRSWQLTGNDEVQDDPEDRRVARITERAKMAARADADATVEEDAAETHDETEGDPDADGELGVPGDPEATCLDEDGSGSAESVPGEGADLALAESGQHTGEDGREPGAGVGTNSPTEGGAR
- a CDS encoding Na+/H+ antiporter subunit A; translated protein: MLFILALFALAALLAPLVMRRGRLGFVALAAVPALAFGYVATRGPEVFAAARGIIDPAKLAPWPHALADVGAHGASNAQATAAVGGAPANVFPVENWAWAPQVHLELTFQLDVLSWVMALIVTGVGTLVLVYSTRYFSSSAAGLGRFAAVFTGFAGAMLGLVTTDNTLALYMFWELTTVFSFLLIGHSFSKPASRRAAMQALTVTTTGGLAMLAGIVILGQVPGGSYRLSELVAAAQAGTLGQAALAVESASPALIATAVALVLAGAVSKSALVPFHFWLPAAMAAPTPVSAYLHSSAMVKAGVYLVARLAPGFSELAVWQWIVVPLGIYTLMLGGYRALKQYDLKLVLAFGTVSQLGLITLMVGYGTAAMMLAGLAMLVAHSLFKAALFLSVGQVDWATGTRDLRKLFGVGSAMWPTAGAAALAGASMAGLPGFAGFVAKEGALTALVGGGALDTVTWAAIAAGSALTVAYTLRYWFGAFTSWGYVPDAGVSDVAEPATPYDPPAGETPVRETHAIMTAPILVLAGASLAFGLAGSVLDRVLAPHALAGFAPGGFAGYALTHGGIVGENVPHLTPAIHFGWPLAISAAVWAAGALIFAGTALIEKVTRRLEFPLSASGAYANTIRGLENASGVTTALTQRGSLPAYIATMMVFILVAASGALLIIGPGHWPELRAWDSPAQAVVVAITALAAILGARARHRMKAVLLLGIAGYGVALVYELYGAPDLALTQVLVETMSLVVFVLVLRRLPAYFSNRPLALTRWWRIGLGAAAGLAVAVIGALAAGARVATPIARDFHDLAYSHGYGKNIVNVTLVDIRAWDTMGELTVLVACAIGISSLLFIRDRVGRVDRLRNVAIPVDVRERAGFRREADFGDAGARARDGDAGGSVRGASAGGATGRLFWGNRGLQESPAHAADSGAAAAPARSSDTNRAPASAAATTSGAVPTSGGRARLWLVGTEALREGSRSVILEIGTRVIYHAILVVSVFFLFSGHNQPGGGFAGGLLAGIALTIRYLAAGRYELGAAVPLHPGHLMGSGLVIAGAAALAPLALGGTILQTAKLDFVLPAFGHVHLATAIFFDIGVYLVVVGLILDVLRSLGAEIDRHGELEGIGDDDAVRLTPAADSRLERFDAATAAGAEGTSESSVLGGHKILGGKIGARPNIEADPRKNEPIFYVGEVSGEQSPEGPAGAAKEGGAR